The nucleotide sequence GAAACCGCGGATGGACACGGACAAACACGCATGTCGCACAATCGGCGCGCTCGCGCTTGCGACCCTTGTGTCTTGCGTGGGATCGGTCTTCGAACTCGCCGCCGCGCCCGCGAAGCTCAACGTCGTCCTCATCCTCGCCGATGACCTCGGCTGGACGGACCTCGCGTGCTTCGGGAGCGACCTGCATGAGACACCGCACCTGGACCGCCTCGCGCGCGAGGGCATGAAGTTCACGCAGA is from Verrucomicrobiota bacterium and encodes:
- a CDS encoding aryl-sulfate sulfohydrolase, whose translation is MDTDKHACRTIGALALATLVSCVGSVFELAAAPAKLNVVLILADDLGWTDLACFGSDLHETPHLDRLAREGMKFTQ